The nucleotide window CGAAGCGGGCTGGTGCTCCCGCCCGATCCGACCTGGGTTGGCGTCCGCCGGCGTGCTCCGGCACTTTCGTCGCAAGCGGTAGCGTAAGTGTGCGAAATGAGCTGCGGCGGTGTCCGGCACGCTTGGTGCGGTGTGCGAAGCATGACGCAACCACGCTACATCGTCCCTGGAATGACGGTGATGGTCACGCGCCGCACGCTGCGCCGCACCCACCTGTTTCACGACGCTCACCTTCTCTCATCTGCTCGAGCTCTCACGGATCGACGACGTCACGCCACGCGCTTTCTACGAGCTCCACTGCCTGAAAGAGCGCTGGTCCGTGGGGAGCTACAGCGACAGCGGGACAGCATGCTCTACGAGCGCATCGGCCTGAGCGAGAACCGCGACGAGGTTCTCGCCCTGGCCCGCGAAGGAGCCCTGGCCGACTCGACGGCCGGGCAGCTCCGCGATCCATACGTTTTCGAGTTCCTCGGCATCGAGCGGCGCGCGGCCATGACCGAGAGCGACATCGAGCGAGCGCTCGTCGACGACCTCCAGAGCTTCCTGTTCGAGCTGGGCCGCGACTTCTGCTTCATCGCCCGGCAGTTTCGGATCACAGCCAAGCAAGCAACCCTGACCGGAGTGAAAATCGAGG belongs to Pseudomonadota bacterium and includes:
- a CDS encoding DUF1016 domain-containing protein, with translation MTQPRYIVPGMTVMVTRRTLRRTHLFHDAHLLSSARALTDRRRHATRFLRAPLPERALVRGELQRQRDSMLYERIGLSENRDEVLALAREGALADSTAGQLRDPYVFEFLGIERRAAMTESDIERALVDDLQSFLFELGRDFCFIARQFRITAKQATLTGVKIEADSGDDPF